In Rhopalosiphum padi isolate XX-2018 chromosome 3, ASM2088224v1, whole genome shotgun sequence, the genomic stretch attttgttttatttatggtcatttttcttctataaaatatattatatagaataaattttagtgacttaaataattaaaagccaattatttttaagagaCATACCCAATACTCTGTTGTAAGTCATCTAGATCAcacttcaatttttttagttcagTTTTATATACGTCGTTATCAGAGCCACACGACTGCTTGGCATATTTTTGGATAATAGCTCTTGTGTTGTTAGATAAACCACATGCAAATTTCATGTCTGTCATGGAATTTGATAGTTTACAACAAGAATTTTCGCATTTTTTTGTTGGACAACAAGGGTTAGTTTCACATTTCTTTGTTGGACAACAAGGATTAGTTTCGCATTTATTTGTTGGACAACAAGGATCAGTTTCGCATTTCTTTTTTGGGCAACAACAAGGGTTAATTCCACATTTCTTTGTTGGACAACAAGGATCAGTTACGCATTTCTTTTTTGGGCAACAACAAGGGTTAGTTCCACATTTCTTTGTTGGACAACAAGGATCAGTTTCACATTTCTTTTTTGGGCAACAACAAGGATTGGTTCCGCATTTTTTGGGACAACAACAAGCTTCGACATTGCATTTAATTTGCTCAATTTTTTCTGATAATAAACACATTTGCTTTAGTTGGCATTCTCTTTcgtaaagtttatttttcaatgcaCTTATTTCCAGACATTTACATTCATTTTCTTGCTGCAATTGCATAATTTTTTCCTTCAAACAACATACATCCTTGTTCTTTGCACAAATTTCTTCTTGTAATTTCTGAATCCGGTTTTTCATTTCTAAGTAATTTTTTACAGTCGCTTTGTTCacttctattaattttaaagcaaacTTTTTGGATTTACATTTTTCTTCGTTTAATTTACACATTGCTTCATCATATCGTATCTCTAAGTCGTTAAATTTTTTGCAGCTTATTTTCAACTCGTTTGATAAATGTTCCCGTTCTTGCCTGAACCTTTCCTCTATACGAGTAGCAGACAATCTTGTGTCATACAGACTTTTTTTTGTGCATTGCAAGTCTATAGTCAACATCTTGTTTGTctcatttaatttattgcatTCATTTTTGCACTCTTCAAGTTCTATGCGGACTTTACAGAGTTccttttcattacattttaaatttgtctttaatttattaaccatGTGATTTTTTTCTTCCAATTCtgactaaaaatgtaaatataagtaTGTGAATTTACTTAGTTTAGATAGAAAAATATGGAAGCTTGGTTGTGAGACGGGATGGTCCTAAGGGCCCCATAAACCCACGAAGAAGAATAAGAAAAATGCCTtaccaataacataatattataaaatataaaattatagtatttcatATGTGAAATGTGACTTATAAGTCCGAGTGATTTGTTGCacgtacacaaaaaaaacaaaattcaatgggttcatacttataagttatcataataaattattatgtgacTTCCTTAATCTAATGGCTAATCTAATATAAGGCAGTAATAGGTGACCAGTGAACCAGCCAAATgccatcttaaaaattattgtttgggCATACTCATACACGATGatcattacaattaaatattcaaatgaagTACACAGCAATACTAAATTtagcaatattaaattaaattaaattaaccatGAAAACAAGGAAGGCAAATCACTCAgaacatttagtatttacaacaaaattaacCTACATACTGAAAAATGTTACTACCATCTGTagattaaaattcattattccTGCAAGAATAAATAGCTAAATAAGATAtatgagtattttttattattaattagtataatatataatactttttataaatttagatttatgttAGTTAAAAtgctgtatttaaattatttatttttattgtattttatgccaatttttataataatcgtatcattttatcattaagaaaaaatgtatttactttgaCTATACATAATTCCTTCTgggtacattttaaagttgtatcgGTTTCTGTTAGCTGTGATTGAAgattattttcattacatttaGCAGTTTTCAATTGACGATTTAAACAGTTATAAGCTTCTTCCAATTCCCCATATTTGCATTCCCATTTGTATTCCATATCtgcattttttttaagcttttctGATTGACTATCACACATAGCTAACAGTTCATTCAACGCTTTCTTATGGCCATTATAATTGTCTTCTTTACTTTGTTCAAATAgtttgcataatttttttaaatcatctcTTTCTGAAATAACTGCATCGAACtcttctaattttttatttaacttgcatatttgtttgttttgatTAGATATAATTTCAGTTAAATCTTGTGTCGTGTCATTAGAAcacatctaaataaataaatatttgataagtacctattttatgtaaattgtatcGTACATAATACTGTGAATAACTTActtcgtatttatatattatttgtaagtatttagataaaaaatttaaaagtaacaaaatgtgttttttatttattgtattttgtatatttatttataatcaaacaaaaGTTCTGTTgctatacttgtatatatactgatgtatttacattattgaaattatatagcccatataataatattaaatacacacttTTCATTGAGTATTGCAATAATTTTCTACTTAAATTTTACACTtgatttcatttatattaaaatctaaactcttgatgttcataaaaaattgaatatctattaataaatatttaaattaaattaagtacattATTACTGAAAATTCTAATGATTTtagatatgaataatatataatagaaatacatgaaatacataaattacagtttagttattaatattttagttagacATTTCATATTTCAGTACTTACTTTACATGTAAACTGTAAACCCATAGGTAAATAAGTTTATGGGAACTTTAAACTTTAACCACTTTAAAACAAagatttataatacctaaaatattttcttaaactacGACTAAATTTACCAACTTATCATAGGTATGGGACTccgtataatatcttaaatattcctatacaaaaatacaatttttaataaattatcgagttaatttgttgttaagatttttttcttaaaattaatttacccatatatttttatatatattttataaaatacggcTGACGATTACACgcaataataaagtaaatatataatggcCAGAaggatatacaatatacattatgtacaaaGCCacaatgtttgtatattatatggtatacgagtatttttataaatatttttataagttatatagtatattttattagttaaagaaatcattttattaacaatacccGACTAATACAACGTTCAACTTAGGCGTAAATAGTGTTTGAAATTTAGGGGGCTGTTGAACAGGTATACATatactgaatatttttataatgcttttaaattatCACAAAACACCATTACGTTTAGGGAGGCTATAGAAATTCTAGTGGACTAAACCACCCTGCCCTCCTTTATTTGCCCCTATGATGATTGATGgtcaataaaatacctaatagtttataataattattatttgaataaacatttaacataattaattagatactaaa encodes the following:
- the LOC132925007 gene encoding keratin, type I cuticular Ha3-II-like, giving the protein MCSNDTTQDLTEIISNQNKQICKLNKKLEEFDAVISERDDLKKLCKLFEQSKEDNYNGHKKALNELLAMCDSQSEKLKKNADMEYKWECKYGELEEAYNCLNRQLKTAKCNENNLQSQLTETDTTLKCTQKELCIVKSELEEKNHMVNKLKTNLKCNEKELCKVRIELEECKNECNKLNETNKMLTIDLQCTKKSLYDTRLSATRIEERFRQEREHLSNELKISCKKFNDLEIRYDEAMCKLNEEKCKSKKFALKLIEVNKATVKNYLEMKNRIQKLQEEICAKNKDVCCLKEKIMQLQQENECKCLEISALKNKLYERECQLKQMCLLSEKIEQIKCNVEACCCPKKCGTNPCCCPKKKCETDPCCPTKKCGTNPCCCPKKKCVTDPCCPTKKCGINPCCCPKKKCETDPCCPTNKCETNPCCPTKKCETNPCCPTKKCENSCCKLSNSMTDMKFACGLSNNTRAIIQKYAKQSCGSDNDVYKTELKKLKCDLDDLQQSIGYVS